DNA from Triticum aestivum cultivar Chinese Spring chromosome 7D, IWGSC CS RefSeq v2.1, whole genome shotgun sequence:
GTTGACTAACCCGCTTACCAGCGTGCACGAGCCTTCTGATGATGCAGGGAAAGATTATGGTGAAAACAGCAGTCAAAACGATGAAGAAAACAGCTCCCATGAGCCATATCTTATGTGCTGGACCCTGGGGAGCATATCCCCCTCGGGATCCAACCTGCAGCAGCGCAGGCAATTAGCACCGGGATCTGTGCCGCAACCAGCCACCAGCGCTGCGCCAGCCGAACCAGAGGAGACAGGCACGGTCGATCACGTGGGCGCAAACGACCCAGCGGCCCAGGTGCAGCCCCGGCCGACTAGGAGCAGTGCGTCTGGCCCGCGCCCGTCAGCAATTGACACGCGGCAGTCTGACACTGGCCTGGACTGCACGCGGCAGTCTGACACTTGGAGGTTTTGCAGTTTTCTTTGGACCCAATCTTATATCATGGTGTGCCAGAAAACGGGCTACTGTTTTCAGGTCAAGTACTGAAGCAGAATACAAGGCATTGGCAAATGCAACGGCAGAAGTCATGTGGGTGCAATCTATTCTGAAGGACCTAGGTGTGAAGAGCACAAAAGCTCCAtgcttatggtgtgataatctAGGTGCTACATACTTGTCTGCAAACCCAATTTTTCATGCCAGAACGAAACATATTGAGATAGACTTCCACTTTGTCAGAGAAACGGTGGCCAGCAAACTCCTAGATTTTCGGTTCATCCATTCAGGACATCAAGTTGCAGAAGGTTTTACAAAAGCATTGCTTACAAAAGGTTTTGAAAATTTCAAGCATAATCTCAATCtcatgaagttgtgattaagggagggtgtcaaaCATACATGCGTGTATATATGGGCGTACGTGACAGGAAGATCCTGCAGGTCGTTTAGGAGATAGTCTAGGCATATCTTTTTTTTCGACCTATCTTATCCCTTATGCTGTTGTAACTAGATTGatctcctcctcttttcttctcccgCAAGTTGTACTCCCGATTCTCTCTCTAACTGTATGTATGCGCTATCAGGGATCTGCGCCCCTGCTATATAACACGCAACACGTCCCCTCGTACCGAGGTAAGACGTTTCCCGCATCGCACACGGTCCATGTAGGCGCTTGTGCATTTTGTATATGGCGTTTTTTTGTATGTGCATCAGGGTAAAGATTGGATTATTCAACGGACATTTGGTGCCATGATGTGACGATTCGTTGTAGTGCAGTGGATGGAAGAactgtgttgtttttgtgcaacaTATGTTTTGCCTCGCGTTCTCTGTGAACCGACTTTTCTTGTTCTGGACGAAATTGCGAACAAATATGTTGATGCATTTGTAGATTTTTGCTGGCAGCCACTAATCTGATTTTCAGTTCACCGCAGTTGATTTCTCTTAATAGATTGTAATTCCTTTTGTAAGATTGGATTGCTTTGGTTTTTGTGAGTATTTACTTGTACTCCTCTCTGGACCGTCTTAGTGTTTGCGAACAATTTATTTCACAACAATGCTAGTGCCTTTTGTGTCTTTGGCTCTTTGCAACTCACAACTGTACTTTCATATAATGCTTAATAAAAGATAGTTTGATACATTATAGTGAAAAATACATGATCAGTGTCCAACAATAGAAACCTCCACTTAAAAAAAGACTTTACAATGAGAACACAATAACATAATGAAAGTAAAAAAGAGTGCAAGTCCTATGAAAACCTTAATTTACACATCCTTAATTGAATTGATCTATTTCTATTTGCGTTTGACGACTGCCATGTAAGTAAGCTCGACGGATCCCATGAACAATTTGCCACCTTTCCTCTCCACGACCTCTGTCGGCCTCACGCTCTTGGGTCCTCTCATCTCCTCGATTATATTTCCCTCGGCATCAATCCTCAGGGCGAGTAAGTGGCTATCGACGCCAAAGGGAAGCTCAGCCTTCTCACGGTGTAGCGCGACCCAATATCCTCCTTTCTTGTCGGGCCTCACATTATCGGGATAGCCCGGAAGGTCTGCGAATAGCTCCATCGTTCCGGCCTTTGAGCCCTTGATCCAGTACCTTAATAGCTTACATGGCCCGGTGGATGAGATGATGAGATGTGTTCGATCAGCGCTGATGGCAAAACCATTGGGGTAAGTGATGTCGGCCTGGAGCACGACGGCCTTTCCTGTCCGCGGGTCGTACCTAACAAGGCGGCCCGTCGAGTCTCCGGTTCTTGTGACCATCTCATGCTGAGACCTATTGTAGTTCCTGGAGCTGTCCGTGAAGTAGACCTCGCCAGTGACCTGGTCGATGTCCACCCCGTTGGTGAAACGGAGAGGCACGCCATCAACCTCCGTGACAAGCACagtcgcctccccgccgcccggcgcGACCCGCATGAGCCCCTTGTAGGCGTCGGCCACGTAGAGGTACCCGGACTTGAGGTGGAACCGCAGACCGAGCGGCCGGCCGCAGTGGCCCTCGGTGGCCGTCTCCGGGCGAAGGAGAGACGCCGTGCACGCCTCGCTGCTGTAGTCGGGGCCGTAGGTGTACGTCGTCCAGCCGAGCGCGTCGCCGTTCCACTTCAGCACGCGGCCGTCGGACACGCCGCTGTACGGGCCGTTGCCTTTGGCGTCGAAGGCGACGCTCTCAGGGCCGCGCAGCAGTCCGTGTCGCAGCGGCAGGTGGCGCGTCCGCGTGGCGTCGATgctggggacggcggcggcggcggcggcggcggtgatagGCAAGAAGAGCACGAGCAGTACGGCTAGCGTGATCGTCGCCGCGGCGAGATCCCTCCTGCCGCTCGCCATCTTGACTTGCTTCGCTAGCTATCCCGTGTTTCGCTGGCTTTTTTCTGATCGATTGGTGTTGGTGTTGCCTCGATGGATTGATTGATGCCCTGGTTCGTTTGGTGCCTCTTTTCTTACTAGATGatttccccgcgcgttgctgcgggacctTTTAGTCTCTGGCATGATAATGCATAAACCGAATAACTTTGCTCTCACAGTTCATACACGATCTTGAGATGAGAAATTGCAATGGACACTACCTGGAGTACAATTGTAAAGATTGCAAAATGTGAATGATAAGATCATTTTTTTATTAAATAGAGTGATATGACATAAGTAATCTCACATGACTTCCATAAATATTAATGTGTGAAGACACTATAAAGAACAAAGTTTTTGAAATAAAGACCCTATGAAAGGTTATGTACAAATTTCCTTTTTGACATACTTACTGTGCATTATGTACAAATTTccatagtttcattttcttttgtCACAAAGCATTGTCCTGAAAAGATGCatgatctaaaagatcttatattttCTTTATAGAGTATATAGATAAGCTCAAAGATCCATATTATTGCGTTGCAACAGAATTTGCTTGCAAGAGAGTTAAATTATGGATGGAAAATTATAATCTACAATAAGAGAGTGAAAAAAGCTGATTTTTGTGACTAAGGGTCCCAAACGTGTTGAATTTGTTTTGTTCAGACCTTGAACAATAGGcatattctaaaaaaatcatttCATCAAATGAAAACTGAAGAAAAATAGCTTGGAGTCCAGCAATCAGCTGATACTCCACAAGTCCACATAAATAACATGATTTGAACTGACGTGAGTTGTGGTGCTTGATTTCCCATCTCAGGGCCGGGCACATAGTTGTACAAACTGTGCAGCCCGCACAGGGCCCATAGAGTTTGGGGGCCCCAAAAAAATTTATAGGCCTATGTATTTATTTTCCCTGGCATGGGCATTGGGCCGCTCGGCGCTGGCGCGTCAAGCCTCGACCGTCTCCCGTCCCAGGCCGCCTGCTCGATCGGTTATGCCTTCGATGCTTCCGATCGCAGGACGCAGGTTCTGACTCGATGGGATGGGAAAGGAAACCGAACGGCGAACCAGGAGGCAGGGATCGATCGCATCCAGAGGAAAGCGAACAGCACGGGATCTTGGTTTGCATCTAGATCCGGCGACGCCGCGACGGGAGACACGGCAACAGGTACAGGAATTACAGCCCTCATTGGTTCGCATCCATGATCCATCGATTATTCCTCTCGTAGTCTCCTGATCTCGGGTTCTCGGAGAGGAATTTTCGATCATATACTTGTTGCCTGTCTTTTGACGCCTCTTCTACATGTATTGACTATTGAGAAAGTATCTAGTGTTATCTGCTAGCTAGCTATTGTGATCCTATCATTCTAGTTACTGTGATTCGATGATATACCTATTGTGATTCTAGctatctactactccctccattcggaattacttgtctcggaaatggatgtatctagaactaaaatacgtctagatacatccatttccgcgacaagtaattccgaacggagggagtagctagctaTTGTGTTATCAATACGGTATATACCTTGTTATTGTGATTCGGGTTCTCGGGGAGCAAAATTGTTTCTTATACACTGTATATACGTTGGATGGCCCTCATTGTACTCCTAATTCTACTCCTATAAATTGTTTCTTATATACTGTATGTACTCCTAATTCTATTCCTATTTCCAAATTACTTTTGGCAGGGATCATTAGAGAGACAGGAAACATGACTAGTTGAGTTAGACGGTTCGTCTAATTGCCAAATATTGACACATAATCTCCAATTGATATCTGTTGCTGTATGAATAGGTATGCTTTTTTGTATAACCAATTGTTATGTAAGACATTATATCATAATTGCTCGTTAGTTCATTTTAGTGAGATAGGGCCCCACATTTTAGTTTCGCACAGGGTCCCCAATTTTGCCGGCCCGGCCCTGTCCCATCTATCCTGACCACTATCTTTATGATCCGTCATTGGTATACCAGGGGAAGGAAATCCCTACAATATAGTAAAGTAACACAATTATAACTGAGTAGCAATGAGCCATATCTATCTATGTGTGGGTGTAGCAGCAAAAGTGTTCACCTGAAACAAATATGGTGTCATTGGAAAGCTCGTTAATAATGCATCTTGAGATAGTACCGTCGTCGAAGCAATGTGTTAATCCCGATGGTGAATCTCTGGTGCTAGATCTTCTTCGTATAAATGTTGAAAATAGACCGTCTCGAAGACATAGACCGGATGAGATGGAGCCTATGATGGAAGCGTTCTCATCCAGTATAAAAAATTAGTCGCTCTCTTGAATAAACTTCATGGATACTATTTCTGAAACGGGAAAGCCAAAAAGCCATATAAACATTTACGTATGCCCCATCAGCAAGGTGGAGAAGCGCATAGTCAGCTAATTAAGAAGTATGCAATGATACAATCCCTGTAGACTTAAAAATCAATAAATGTAAATATCTCACACCTAGAAGATAACCACTAAGTCAGTTCAACATAGGCAAATTGCAGTGCAGTTGAGtacaaaacacaaaaaaacacaagtTAGCAGGGATTAATTTATTTGGATTCATAACCAAGGAAGACATGCAGATCTACGACCTACCAAGGCTAGTGAACGAAGATGACTTCGTATTACTATTCCACACATTCAGCAAACAATCTGGCCAGAGAAAATTCCTATAAAAAGCTTTCCCTGAAGGTGAGCCTTATCTGAAGGTCACTCAATGTGGCATACATGCAGGTATCTCCTATCACCAATTATCAGTCTATTACATTTACACCTACAGAAGGCATAAAATCTTGAATAAACAGTGGCAGTTAATCAATACTACTACAAAACAGCTACATGTAAACAGCTAAGGCAGTCTGGAGTTCTGAACAAAATGCAGTTTTCCTTTCTTAGTCATTTTGCGTGTGTACAAATTCGTGCAAAAAGGAACTGAATGTGATGAACATACCAAAAATTATACCCACAATCGATGCACCATATTATACCCACAATCGATGCACCATCTGACCCCAAGCACCAACATCACAAAGTGCAGTTGACAAATTTAACTCTGGCCCTGTTTTCCCTATGCAATCAGATAAAAGGGAAGAAACACATGTCAACAAAAAAGAGCGTTTAACATGATAATAATAAGACCTTTAGACACGATTTTTGGGTTAAGGAGAGGAATTTGAGAAAAGATAGGATGCAATTTTATAGGAGGATTTTATTACAGAAAACATTAATAATGCACCAGTTACCAAATTTTGCCCTCACGGGCAATGGAGAAGAAAATACAAACCTTCCTTCTTGTTCTTGTAGAACTCTTCCTTTTACAGTATTGGCACGCAGATTCTTGCGTCCCTCACTGGCAGCAGCAGTACCTGGCCATCACACGCAGACGAGAGAAGGAAATATACAAATCAGTAAACAGATAGATAACAGAACACCAATTTTTGGGGACTCGGGAATCCATCTGGGAGCGGGATGGATAACAGCAGCAGCGGATTTCGGAGGGCGGGGCCAAGAACGGATTTGTGGCGTGGGCGTGCACCGTACGGTGGTGGAGCACCGCGCGGTGGTGCTCGGCTGGTGCTTGACGGCGTCGCGTCGCCCGGTCTGCTGCTAGAGACGTGGAAGAGTAAGAGATGCGAAGAGATTGACTGATGGGCTTCTGATGGGCCTCTCTTTATCAATTATTACACCGACTCGTCGTCTACCACAGAGGGCTCTCTGGTTACCAGCGACTCGCACGATTTTTTTTTTAAGAATTGCTGACGTGGTAAGCTGCACAATGATAAATAAAAGTAATTGCTGAGGTGGCAAAGCTgctgaggtggataggctgcatgttaagagaaataggaTAGTGGAGATGAACTATTTTTAGTTATTATAGATAGCGTAGCGATGGAGTGTCCGAGTGCCTGCATTAGTCGGCCTGCTTTCTCCGTGTCAACGACACAACTGACGACTTGAGCCCGAGTCCATATTCTTGTCGTCCAGCAATTCCGATTTCTTTTTTGACCAATTTGAATTGTATTCCCTTTTTCTTTTATACTCCATTCGAGTCCGTATTGAAATACATGTAGTCCGTATaaatctttttaaagatttcaatacgGAATATAAGTCCTTTTCGGTTACTCATGTTAATTGGGATGCTAATGTCCCGGCTCATCAGTGACAAGTTTTCAACGTGGACAAGCATGTATCTCcctcgcaaaaaagaaaaagaaaaaaagcatGTCTCTGCAGGAGATTGGATAGGGCCCACCAGAGGAGGCGACCAATCAAATTGATAAATACTAGGACTAGGAAAAAATGTCAAGATATAGAAGGCAAGTTTTGCAAACCAAAGAGAAAGTTTTGTTCAGTCAATTTATTAGGCATGTTTGAGTCAGCTAGCTATACTAGTATCAAACACAATATTGACGAATGCAAGGGCACCCTCTCACTATGTCCACGTTGGCAGAGGCGCATTTTGTGGTGAAGCGAATGGCGAGAGAGGTACATTGTGTGTGTAGTGAACATtgtgtctttgtgtgtgtgtgtgtgtgtgtgtgtgtgtgtgtgtgtgtgtgtgtgtgagagagagagagagagcacgtgTTTTGTCCTTCCCAATTGGCTAGTCCCTCGTCTTCTCCTCACACACGTAACCTCGTCTCTTTCCGCACCCCAGCACAACCGATCTCAGCGTTGGCAGATCTGGTGAGCGTCGGGAGGAGAAGAACGAGTCTGCGAGGCGACGACTGTGGGGGAATCGACCAGATCCGCCGCGTGCCCGTCTGGAGGACGGGAACACGGTGACGGGGGCTGGTTCGGCGCGCACCTCCGCCACCGAGCCTTGCATCGCCAGCCACCATCCCCTCCTCTCACGCGCCGCCACTGTCAAGATAAATCGGTGCGCCCCTCCTCACCGCCAGGCCGCAGGTCAGGTTCTTCCGCAGAAACCCCCTCCGTGCGCTCCCTCTTTCTAGCCCGCGCCGCCTCTCCgactccttcctccttcctcgccACCGCTCCCTCTCTTCACCTGCAGCTCTGGCTTCTCACCATAGCCGCTGCCCCTTCCCCCCTCCCGTGTCGATCTTGGCCGTACCCATCGCCGGGAAGAGCGAGGGTTGTCGCTCCTGCAACTGCTCAACCCGGAGAAGCTTGCCGTCGTAATCGACAGACCGTCTTCCTCGCATCTTCCAGGCTATTCTTGTATAGCCGGAAATTGCTCTGGCCCAACGATCCCCTCCCCATGCTATTTTTTGAAATCTTATTGGCTGATGATGTTCGTATTAAGAGAGGAGACACACCGCTCAATCAATCAAAAGAAATATTCACCCTTTCCATAAATCAGTTTCAGATGCGTAGGTGGTGTTTAGGCCAAGGTTTTCATGTGATCCATTCACTCTGCTTTGACTTGAAGAACTAATTTTTGTATCAGGAGACGCGTGCTGATCCTTTAGTGAAGAACTGTGCTTTGGAATGCCAAGATATGGAAATGTCTGAAGAGTCAGGTTCAGATAAAGCTACCCAAGCCTGCTTATTTTTCATATATGGTAACTGGTCTTCCCAAGTTTTTACTCTATGTgttccaaaattttctttgaaggtGCCACGAGTAAGTACAACGATGATGGCCAGATAGATGATTTTCTGCAATCAATTCAGAAAATACGGGATGAAATTGTATGTTATATGTCTTTTCTCTTATTTCAGAAAAAATTATGCTTGTTTCCTACAACTTTCTTCTAGTTGAGAATCTGATGTGAACTCTCCTATTCTCTCTTCATTTCAGCTTCGCAAGGAAAGCATACTTCAAGAACGAAGTGCTCAGTGTGATATGGACATCCAGACACTCTTGAGTGGTATTCTACCCATTTCACATTTTAAACATGGTTACATTTACAATCACGTTGTAGAACTGTTACAGTTTTGCCGTCAACACTGTCGGCAAGTATTCCTGGGAGCCATATGTTTTCAAAAGTTATGCGCTAAACTGTGGTGTATCACACTTTTCATTGTGGACAAATCGTCCACCACACTTTGTGATGTACAAATCGTCCGTTGAAACTGTGGCCAATTTTGGCAAGatgttttttggatttttttaaatGTTTTGGCAAGAAGTTGCTTCTATATTAGTCCTGTATTTCTTGTACtcatcatgttttaaaaattatgcAGAAGGAAAGATGACACCCAAAGTTGTATTAATAATAAGAAAATACAAGGAAACTTGCTCAGATACGACAGAAGTTACCAATTCATCTTGCTCTGGGGATGGTGGCCAATCTATCACTAAGAGGAAGAAATTGAAGAAGGCACTCCTCCGACAATGCAAGGTAAGAAACCTCAAGCTGAACCTATGTATTACAATTTTCAATGCCACTAGTACCCTTGACACTTGTCAATGCAGGAGCTTGATGAGATCTGTCGTGGGGCCCATTGGATACTCCCAAGATACACAGTATTACCTTCAGTATCAGATGGTATGTACAAATGTTTACTTTTATCTCTTAGATATTCTAGATAGGCAAGTATTAGGTCCTTGGACCATGTAGGCATAACAATTAGGAATATCATATGAATGGGTCATGTGCCACGTACTTCCTGATTCTCATTTATCGAATTTAATCCCTATAGGTACTGGTTTGTTTTGTGCATTGAGATGATAACATACATAGTGTGCTGCGCTAACCATGCTTGGACAAAAAGAGTTTTCAAGGTGTCAGATCAATAGTCAGGGCTTGCTGCTCTCTTGATGTCAAAGTAGCAATCCAAATAAGCCACTTGTTTATTTATCACATGTTATGCTCCATTGAAGTGTTAGGTTTGTTTTACATTCGATAAGTTGTTATCTTAGATCAGACTGATTAGGTCCCCAGTTAGCAATAACCAGAATGTATGTTTGATTGACTATCATCTGTGTGTGTGTTGACTTTTGAGCACTTCTTCACCGGTCCTTCTCCTATTTTTCAGGAATGTACCACGCCAGTGTACGTTTGAGATGCCTTGATTTTGAGATGAGCCTCACTGGTGGTCTTCGTGCTACCCCACACGAGGCGAAGTGCTCGGCTGCTGCCAATATGATACTAGAGCTTCACAAGAAAGCGGAAGAGCAAGAACAAGAGGGTATCCGATGCAAAATCACCTTGTTAAACTCCTGAATCTAGGAAACTGCGGGTGGATGGAACCAGTTGCTTGTCATTACAACTTTGAATGAGACTTCTTGAGAAACCTAATTGTGTTGGTACCTTGTTGTTAGCTATTTTACCTTCCGGAGGTTGACTCCTTGTGTTGTTGTTGGTATTATGGCTGTTTATTAAGGTCGTGATAAACTTTAGGCTGCTATTTTCAGAACTCTATGATGCTTCAGTTGCGCTGACTATTTTATTAGAGAAAGAGTTGCTTGTAGTAAAGGGCTCACATTCGTTTGTCAGCCGATGGatta
Protein-coding regions in this window:
- the LOC123164706 gene encoding protein STRICTOSIDINE SYNTHASE-LIKE 10-like translates to MASGRRDLAAATITLAVLLVLFLPITAAAAAAAVPSIDATRTRHLPLRHGLLRGPESVAFDAKGNGPYSGVSDGRVLKWNGDALGWTTYTYGPDYSSEACTASLLRPETATEGHCGRPLGLRFHLKSGYLYVADAYKGLMRVAPGGGEATVLVTEVDGVPLRFTNGVDIDQVTGEVYFTDSSRNYNRSQHEMVTRTGDSTGRLVRYDPRTGKAVVLQADITYPNGFAISADRTHLIISSTGPCKLLRYWIKGSKAGTMELFADLPGYPDNVRPDKKGGYWVALHREKAELPFGVDSHLLALRIDAEGNIIEEMRGPKSVRPTEVVERKGGKLFMGSVELTYMAVVKRK
- the LOC123166738 gene encoding uncharacterized protein isoform X1, with the translated sequence MGKETERRTRRQGSIASRGKRTARDLGLHLDPATPRRETRQQETRADPLVKNCALECQDMEMSEESGATSKYNDDGQIDDFLQSIQKIRDEILRKESILQERSAQCDMDIQTLLSEGKMTPKVVLIIRKYKETCSDTTEVTNSSCSGDGGQSITKRKKLKKALLRQCKELDEICRGAHWILPRYTVLPSVSDGMYHASVRLRCLDFEMSLTGGLRATPHEAKCSAAANMILELHKKAEEQEQEGIRCKITLLNS
- the LOC123166738 gene encoding uncharacterized protein isoform X2 encodes the protein MEMSEESGATSKYNDDGQIDDFLQSIQKIRDEILRKESILQERSAQCDMDIQTLLSEGKMTPKVVLIIRKYKETCSDTTEVTNSSCSGDGGQSITKRKKLKKALLRQCKELDEICRGAHWILPRYTVLPSVSDGMYHASVRLRCLDFEMSLTGGLRATPHEAKCSAAANMILELHKKAEEQEQEGIRCKITLLNS